Within Moritella sp. Urea-trap-13, the genomic segment CCGGCATGACAGCAGCGCTTACTTGCCTACCTGTGATTGGTGTACCGGTAAAAAGTAATGCGTTAAAAGGCATGGATAGCTTGTTATCTATTGTGCAAATGCCTAAAGGTGTTGCAGTCGCGACTCAAGCCATCGGTGAAGCCGGTGCCTTTAATGCTGGTTTATTAGCGGCTCAGATGCTGGCAACCCACAACTCTGCATTACAAAGCAAAGTAAAAGCATGGCGTAAGGAACAAACTGCAAGTATCGGTTGGGAGGTAGAATAATGCGTATAGCCATTGTCGGTTGTGGCCAACTGTCGCGTATGTTGGCCCTAGCAGGATTACCTTTAGGGATTAAATTTAGCTTTATTCACGACGATCTAAACCAAAACCAAGACTGTGTGGCAGGTTTAGGCATCATCACACCAGCACCGAATAAATGTGCAACGAGCCAGTGTTATAACGACCAAGACGTTGAGCAGTTGTATCAAGCATTAGGAAAACCTGATTGCATTACCGTTGAAAAAGAGCAAGTCGACCTCGAGTTATTAAAAGCGTTAACGGCTTATTGTGCCATTTACCCGAGTATTGCTGCGATAAGAGCCTGCCAACATCGCGGTGAAGAAAAACAGTTATTAACCAGTTTAGCCATACCAACATCACCGTATCTTTATAATACTAGCGCGCAACAAGCAGTGCAGGCATTAGGCTACCCTGTGATGGTGAAATCATGCACCGAAGGCTACGATGGCAAAAATCAATGGCTGATTAAAAACCACGAAGATGCCCAGCAGTTTGATACGTTAGATATTAAAGACTACATCATTGAAGCCTTTGTCGATTTTGATAAAGAAGTATCGCTGATCTCTGTTCGCCATCAAAATGGTCAAATTGAGCACTACTCTCTTACCGATAATGAACACGTGCAAGGCATGTTAATCCGCTCTACGGCCCCTGCAGCGAACATCACTGTTGAGCTGAGATTGCAAGCCCAGTACTACATGGCAAGCTTGCTGAATAAATTAGATTATGTCGGCATTATGGCAATGGAATGTTTTGTTATTGGCGATAAGCTGATGATTAATGAGCTAGCGCCTCGTGTACACAATAGTGGTCATTGGACGCAACTAGGCAGTATTACTTGCCAGTTTGAAAATCATATCAGAGCCTTAGCTGGACTCAGCCTCGGCAGTACCGCACAAATAGCCCCCACAGGTATGCTGAATATTGTCGGTACTGAGCGCCCGCCTTTTGCCGCGATAGCCGAAAATGCCAAGCTATACTGGTACAACAAAAGCGTTAAACCTAAGCGCAAATTAGGTCATATCAACTTTATTGCTGATAACCAAAATATGCTTAGCCAGCAAATGGCGCAATTTAGCCTGGATAAGTAATGCCAATATAAGCCCCTTGAATAGCGTTTTTACTACGGAGATTTGGATTTTGTTTGGAAATCGTTTTGCAAATATCAATTTAAAAGGTGATGTTTTTGGTGGTGTTACCACAGCTATCATCTCGCTGCCATTGGCATTAGCCTTTGGTGTTGCCTCTGGCGCAGGAGCAGAAGCTGGCCTTTGGGGCGCCATTATGGTCGGCTTTTTTGCGGCGCTTTTTGGTGGCTCGACGACGTTAATTTCAGAACCCACTGGGCCAATGACAGTGATCATGACAGCCGTACTCACCAGCATGATGGCGAAATACCCAGAAACCGGCATGGCGATGTCCTTCACTGTAGTGATGATGGCTGGCGCCTTTCAAATATTACTCGGCACCTTAAAACTGGGGAAATATGTCACATTAATGCCTTACAGTGTCATCTCAGGTTTTATGTCTGGCATCGGTGTTATTCTAATCATCTTACAATTATCACCACTCTTAGGTCATGCAGCACCGTCTGGTGGTGTCGTCGGTACCTTATCAGCATTACCGGATACCTTAGCAAATGTCAGTTTCAGCGAGCTATTTTTAGGCTTACTCACTTTAGCGGTACTATTCTATTTCCCTAAACAATACCGCAAGTATGTGCCTGCTCAGCTGGTCGCGTTAGTGGCCGTAACACTGTTGTCAGTACTGCTTTTTGATACCGACAGTATTCGCCGCATTGGTGAAATCCCCGCAGGGTTACCGTCATTAGTATTACCGCATTTTAATGCCGAAATGTTCACCACTATGGTTATCGATGCCTTAGTACTTGGTACCTTAGGTTGTATTGATACCTTGTTAACCGCAGTCATTGGTGACTCGTTAACACGTAAAGAACATGATTCAGATAAAGAACTGCGCGGCCAAGGCATTGCCAATATGATTTCAGGTTTATTCGGCGCGCTACCAGGTGCAGGTGCAACGATGGGCACAGTAACCAACATACAAGTTGGCGCTCATTCACCACTGTCAGGTATGGTTCGAGCTCTGGTGTTAGCACTGGTGGTATTAATCGCAGGTGGATTAACAGAACCAATCCCAATGGCGGTATTAGCAGGTATTGCGGTGTATGTGGGGTTTAATATTTTAGATTGGAGCTTCATTCAACGGGCGCACAAGGTCAGTATCCAAGGTATGGCTATCATGTACGGCGTGATGTTCCTCACCGTGTTTGTCGATTTGATTGTTGCTGTTGGCCTAGGGGTCTTTATTTCCAACATCATCATTATTGAGCAATTAAGTCGAGCGCAAGCACGACAAGTTAAAGCCATTAGCGATACTGATAACGATGTGCCGCTGACCGAAACTGAGCGTGTCATATTGGATAAAGCCAATGGCAAAGTATTATTTTTCTACTTATCAGGACCGATGATATTTAGCGTATCAAAAGCGATATCGCGCCAGCATGCCAGTATTGCCAATTATCAAGTGATGATATTAGATTTAAGTGATGTGCCTATGATAGATGTGACCGTAGGATTGGCACTAGAGAATGCCATAAAAGATGCATTAGACGCTAACTGTGAGGTGTTATTGTTATGCCCGAATATCGACACGCGTGAGCAATTAGAGAAGTTGAACGTATTGAATTTGATCCCAAGTAACAATCACTGCACATCGAGGGAGCAAGCATTACAATCCGCGCTTGACCATGTGATAAGGTAAAAAATGGCAGCTAAGAGGTGATAAGGTAAAGGGATGACCAGTGGGGGTTGCCGATAAGAGTTGTTGCGGTTAAATATGGTGTCCCCTACAGGATTCGAACCTGTGGCCTGCTCCTTAGGAGGGAGCCGCTCTATCCAGCTGAGCTAAGGAGACACTTGGTATTTATTATATATAAAACAAATACAAATAGCAGCATCACATCACGTTAAAGTAACAATATAAGCTAACATTTGATCAATTTGACCTAACGATCACATTACTTCCTATACGGCGAGACGATGGTGTTTCCAGTTTCCGCATGCTGAGACACGATAACAAAGTCTTGATACAAACGATGGATGTTGGCTTTTGTCAAAACATCACTCGGTTTTCCTTCCGCGATGATCATCCCTTTATCCACTAAAATAAGACGGTCACAAAATTCTGCCGCGGTATTTAAATTATGGATAGCCACTAATGCCGACTTACCTTGCTGGCATTGTTGATATAACACATTCATCAGTTGTGATTCATGGCCAATATCCAGACTTGCCGTCGGTTCATCAAGTAGCATCAACGGCGCACCTTGCACTAATAAACGCGCAAAATGTACCAACTGTTTCTCACCACCCGATAATGCGGTAATAGAACGGTCTTTTAAATGACCGATACCAACTAACGTAAGTGCGTCAATGGATTGCGCGGCAATTATTTTTGCTGACATAGGTTGTGTTTGTTGCTGTACATGAAAACCAAAAGCCACAGTTTCCATCACACTAAATGGAAAGGCAATTTCACTGTACTGTGGTAAATAACTAACATCACGAGCTCGGTCTATATCTGATAACTGAGTTAATGACAGGCCTTTTATTAATACCTCGCCACCGCTGTATCTTTGAAAGCCACTTAAGCATTTCATTAAGGTACTTTTACCAGCGCCATTAGGGCCAATAATGCCCACCAGCTCACCTGGTTGAATAGATAGTGAGATATCGCTTAATAAAGTTTTGTCTCCGGCTTTATAACTTAACTTGGAAACACTCAATAATGTAGTATTCATACAAAGCTGCCTTTACGCTGAAAGCGAATAATTAAGGCTATAAAATAACAACCACCAATGAAGGATGTAATAATGCCAACTTTCAGTTCATTGGGAGCAATAATCCAGCGCCCGAGAAGATCGCAAGCAAGCAGAAAAACAACCCCAAACAGCGCCGAAAACGGCAGCAGTTTCTCATGCGTAGGCCCGACGATTAAACGCACCAAATGCGGTACCATCAAACCAATAAAACCTATGGGTCCGGCGACAGCAATTGACATAGCCGTTAGTAAGGTCGCGTACAACAACAATTTAAACCGCGTTTTTTTTACATTTAAGCCTAAGCCATGAGCACTTTCTTCTCCCAAGGCTAAAAGATTTAACGAGCGACTTTCTCGTAACAATAACACCGCCACAACAGTGATAACAGGTGCTGGCCACATCAACTGTGACCAGGTTCTACCATCTAATCCCCCCATCGCCCAAAATACAAACTGGCTCATTTCATATTGCTGTGCCATTAACAACAAGCCCATTCTAGCCCCTCCTAACAAACTGGATAATGCCAAGCCAGTTAAAATAAGAAACAAAATCTGGGTGGAAGAATGACGAGAGGCTAATAGATA encodes:
- the purE gene encoding 5-(carboxyamino)imidazole ribonucleotide mutase, which produces MTQYKVAIIMGSKSDWPVMRHAAKVLEQFEIPFEAMVVSAHRTPERLYEFAQAAEENYSVIIAGAGGAAHLPGMTAALTCLPVIGVPVKSNALKGMDSLLSIVQMPKGVAVATQAIGEAGAFNAGLLAAQMLATHNSALQSKVKAWRKEQTASIGWEVE
- a CDS encoding SulP family inorganic anion transporter, translating into MFGNRFANINLKGDVFGGVTTAIISLPLALAFGVASGAGAEAGLWGAIMVGFFAALFGGSTTLISEPTGPMTVIMTAVLTSMMAKYPETGMAMSFTVVMMAGAFQILLGTLKLGKYVTLMPYSVISGFMSGIGVILIILQLSPLLGHAAPSGGVVGTLSALPDTLANVSFSELFLGLLTLAVLFYFPKQYRKYVPAQLVALVAVTLLSVLLFDTDSIRRIGEIPAGLPSLVLPHFNAEMFTTMVIDALVLGTLGCIDTLLTAVIGDSLTRKEHDSDKELRGQGIANMISGLFGALPGAGATMGTVTNIQVGAHSPLSGMVRALVLALVVLIAGGLTEPIPMAVLAGIAVYVGFNILDWSFIQRAHKVSIQGMAIMYGVMFLTVFVDLIVAVGLGVFISNIIIIEQLSRAQARQVKAISDTDNDVPLTETERVILDKANGKVLFFYLSGPMIFSVSKAISRQHASIANYQVMILDLSDVPMIDVTVGLALENAIKDALDANCEVLLLCPNIDTREQLEKLNVLNLIPSNNHCTSREQALQSALDHVIR
- a CDS encoding ABC transporter ATP-binding protein, with amino-acid sequence MNTTLLSVSKLSYKAGDKTLLSDISLSIQPGELVGIIGPNGAGKSTLMKCLSGFQRYSGGEVLIKGLSLTQLSDIDRARDVSYLPQYSEIAFPFSVMETVAFGFHVQQQTQPMSAKIIAAQSIDALTLVGIGHLKDRSITALSGGEKQLVHFARLLVQGAPLMLLDEPTASLDIGHESQLMNVLYQQCQQGKSALVAIHNLNTAAEFCDRLILVDKGMIIAEGKPSDVLTKANIHRLYQDFVIVSQHAETGNTIVSPYRK
- a CDS encoding 5-(carboxyamino)imidazole ribonucleotide synthase → MRIAIVGCGQLSRMLALAGLPLGIKFSFIHDDLNQNQDCVAGLGIITPAPNKCATSQCYNDQDVEQLYQALGKPDCITVEKEQVDLELLKALTAYCAIYPSIAAIRACQHRGEEKQLLTSLAIPTSPYLYNTSAQQAVQALGYPVMVKSCTEGYDGKNQWLIKNHEDAQQFDTLDIKDYIIEAFVDFDKEVSLISVRHQNGQIEHYSLTDNEHVQGMLIRSTAPAANITVELRLQAQYYMASLLNKLDYVGIMAMECFVIGDKLMINELAPRVHNSGHWTQLGSITCQFENHIRALAGLSLGSTAQIAPTGMLNIVGTERPPFAAIAENAKLYWYNKSVKPKRKLGHINFIADNQNMLSQQMAQFSLDK
- a CDS encoding iron ABC transporter permease yields the protein MPFYRFTSIQILCSVLLFIGLFLLYLSLGAIHIPIRDILDLFKTYLVGGSELALAEQPLASAVVLHIRLPRACAAIFAGGALALAGACTQGLFKNPLASPDVLGVSSGSSFGAVLAIVTGLAVMDPMWLPIFTTVGALVAAGLIYLLASRHSSTQILFLILTGLALSSLLGGARMGLLLMAQQYEMSQFVFWAMGGLDGRTWSQLMWPAPVITVVAVLLLRESRSLNLLALGEESAHGLGLNVKKTRFKLLLYATLLTAMSIAVAGPIGFIGLMVPHLVRLIVGPTHEKLLPFSALFGVVFLLACDLLGRWIIAPNELKVGIITSFIGGCYFIALIIRFQRKGSFV